One region of Bombus affinis isolate iyBomAffi1 chromosome 5, iyBomAffi1.2, whole genome shotgun sequence genomic DNA includes:
- the LOC126916780 gene encoding nuclear pore complex protein Nup54 isoform X1, with translation MSFGTGFGGTTSTPAPAFSFGATASTTATPVKPAGFGTPSFGFSTPATSAPSLFGSSTTPATGGFGSGTTFGTPAATGFGNTATGGFASAPTFAASATSFGTTPVFGTPASSGTAFGTTSTFGSTPASTTGFGTFGTTTTSSLGFGGFSGFGTTTTTSAPSLFGGFGTTSTAPTFGTSTGFGAFGTKPTATTTTTGFGGFGTGTGFTGFGSGLAQTQQQFQQQQQQQQPVNTISEALYNAVFNCQLYNDERDNIIARWNLIQALWGTGKAYYYMNAPPIELNQENPLCRFKAIGYSRMPDADNNDGLVVLCFNKKKKDVKEGEAQLIGFMNNILGNKPNLSLTIDNIKATGEDKSQVTIFITEKGITGAPRKIPASELVAYLSQPMQKQQLVQNGVEDMLPLVKLDPAQLKEYLDNPPCSIDPRLWKQAQLDNPNPELYIPVPMIGFQQVKHRLKCQEEETTRHRNFLDMAADEIQRLQRQHTAIQARLKEHRRTLLELQHRVLQVLVRQEITRKVGLSLQPEEEVLTRRFESMHSQVSAPTQFKGRISEMLSQLRMRNHIDTQNQERYAMDPIAQDDIKAYLTMEQQGMAQLIATINSDLESLKIIKDGMSELLMSHNIS, from the exons ATGTCATTTGGTACGGGATTCGGAGGAACAACTTCGACACCCGCTCCTGCGTTTAGCTTTGGTGCAACGGCTTCCACTACGGCGACACCAGTAAAACCGG CAGGGTTTGGAACGCCATCCTTTGGATTTAGTACGCCAGCTACCTCAGCACCGAGTCTCTTCGGTTCCTCTACAACTCCAGCAACGGGAGGATTTGGAAGTGGTACCACTTTTGGTACACCAGCTGCAACTGGTTTTGGCAACACAGCAACAGGTGGTTTTGCCTCGGCACCTACTTTTGCTGCTTCTGCTACTAGTTTTGGAACTACTCCGGTATTTGGTACGCCTGCTTCATCGGGCACTGCATTCGGCACCACTTCTACTTTTGGTAGCACACCAGCCTCTACCACTGGATTCGGTACATTTGGAACCACTACAACATCCTCTTTAGGCTTTGGTGGTTTCAGTGGATTTGGAACTACGACAACCACCTCTGCGCCTTCCCTTTTTGGAGGATTTGGTACTACAAGCACAGCCCCCACTTTTGGTACATCTACGGGTTTTGGTGCTTTCGGCACAAAACCAACGGCAACAACTACAACCACTGGCTTTGGTGGTTTTGGTACAG GTACAGGTTTTACGGGGTTTGGATCTGGATTAGCACAGACTCAACAACAGTttcagcaacaacaacagcagcaacagcctGTTAATACCATATCCGAAGCGTTATACAATGCCGTATTTAATTGCCAGTTATATAACGATGAACGTGACAATATTATTGCGAGATGGAACCTCATACAAGCTTTATGGGGAACTGGaaaagcttattattatatGAATGCTCCACCTATAGAGCTTAATCAAGAAAATCCACTATGTAGATTCAAAGCTATCGGGTACAGTCGGATGCCCGATGCTGATAACAACGACGGTCTGGTCGTACTTTGtttcaataaaaagaaaaaggatgTTAAAGAGGGCGAAGCACAATTGATCGGttttatgaataatattttgGGAAATAAACCTAATTTATCGCTTACAATAGACAATATTAAAGCAACTGGAGAAGACAAAAGTCAGGTGACCATTTTTATCACTGAAAAAGGAATTACCGGAGCTCCAAGAAAAATTCCTGCCAGCGAGTTAGTTGCGTATTTATCGCAACCAATGCAGAAACAACAATTAGTGCAAAATGGTGTAGAAGATATGTTACCTTTAGTAAAATTAGATCCTGCGCAGCTTAAGGAATACTTAGACAATCCGCCTTGTTCGATCGATCCACGATTATGGAAACAGGCTCAACTGGACAATCCCAATCCAGAACTTTATATACCTGTGCCGATGATCGGCTTCCAACAAGTTAAACACAGGTTAAAGTGTCAAGAAGAAGAAACAACAAGGCACAGAAATTTCCTAGACATGGCGGCTGATGAAATACAAAGATTACAAAGACAACATACGGCGATACAAGCTAGATTAAAGGAACATCGGAGGACTCTGTTAGAACTACAACACAGGGTGTTGCAG GTACTGGTACGTCAAGAAATTACACGTAAAGTTGGGTTGTCTCTGCAACCGGAGGAAGAAGTTCTAACACGTAGGTTCGAATCTATGCATTCCCAAGTTAGCGCTCCAACTCAGTTCAAAGGTAGAATTAGTGAAATGCTTTCCCAATTGAGAATGAGAAATCATATAGACACACAAAATCAGGAAAGGTATGCGATGGACCCTATAGCACAGGATGACATAAAAGCG tacCTAACAATGGAGCAACAGGGCATGGCACAACTTATAGCAACGATAAACTCCGATCTAGAAAGTTTGAAAATCATTAAGGACGGCATGTCTGAACTCTTAATGAGTCATAATATATCGTGA
- the LOC126916780 gene encoding nuclear pore complex protein Nup54 isoform X2, producing MSFGTGFGGTTSTPAPAFSFGATASTTATPVKPGFGTPSFGFSTPATSAPSLFGSSTTPATGGFGSGTTFGTPAATGFGNTATGGFASAPTFAASATSFGTTPVFGTPASSGTAFGTTSTFGSTPASTTGFGTFGTTTTSSLGFGGFSGFGTTTTTSAPSLFGGFGTTSTAPTFGTSTGFGAFGTKPTATTTTTGFGGFGTGTGFTGFGSGLAQTQQQFQQQQQQQQPVNTISEALYNAVFNCQLYNDERDNIIARWNLIQALWGTGKAYYYMNAPPIELNQENPLCRFKAIGYSRMPDADNNDGLVVLCFNKKKKDVKEGEAQLIGFMNNILGNKPNLSLTIDNIKATGEDKSQVTIFITEKGITGAPRKIPASELVAYLSQPMQKQQLVQNGVEDMLPLVKLDPAQLKEYLDNPPCSIDPRLWKQAQLDNPNPELYIPVPMIGFQQVKHRLKCQEEETTRHRNFLDMAADEIQRLQRQHTAIQARLKEHRRTLLELQHRVLQVLVRQEITRKVGLSLQPEEEVLTRRFESMHSQVSAPTQFKGRISEMLSQLRMRNHIDTQNQERYAMDPIAQDDIKAYLTMEQQGMAQLIATINSDLESLKIIKDGMSELLMSHNIS from the exons ATGTCATTTGGTACGGGATTCGGAGGAACAACTTCGACACCCGCTCCTGCGTTTAGCTTTGGTGCAACGGCTTCCACTACGGCGACACCAGTAAAACCGG GGTTTGGAACGCCATCCTTTGGATTTAGTACGCCAGCTACCTCAGCACCGAGTCTCTTCGGTTCCTCTACAACTCCAGCAACGGGAGGATTTGGAAGTGGTACCACTTTTGGTACACCAGCTGCAACTGGTTTTGGCAACACAGCAACAGGTGGTTTTGCCTCGGCACCTACTTTTGCTGCTTCTGCTACTAGTTTTGGAACTACTCCGGTATTTGGTACGCCTGCTTCATCGGGCACTGCATTCGGCACCACTTCTACTTTTGGTAGCACACCAGCCTCTACCACTGGATTCGGTACATTTGGAACCACTACAACATCCTCTTTAGGCTTTGGTGGTTTCAGTGGATTTGGAACTACGACAACCACCTCTGCGCCTTCCCTTTTTGGAGGATTTGGTACTACAAGCACAGCCCCCACTTTTGGTACATCTACGGGTTTTGGTGCTTTCGGCACAAAACCAACGGCAACAACTACAACCACTGGCTTTGGTGGTTTTGGTACAG GTACAGGTTTTACGGGGTTTGGATCTGGATTAGCACAGACTCAACAACAGTttcagcaacaacaacagcagcaacagcctGTTAATACCATATCCGAAGCGTTATACAATGCCGTATTTAATTGCCAGTTATATAACGATGAACGTGACAATATTATTGCGAGATGGAACCTCATACAAGCTTTATGGGGAACTGGaaaagcttattattatatGAATGCTCCACCTATAGAGCTTAATCAAGAAAATCCACTATGTAGATTCAAAGCTATCGGGTACAGTCGGATGCCCGATGCTGATAACAACGACGGTCTGGTCGTACTTTGtttcaataaaaagaaaaaggatgTTAAAGAGGGCGAAGCACAATTGATCGGttttatgaataatattttgGGAAATAAACCTAATTTATCGCTTACAATAGACAATATTAAAGCAACTGGAGAAGACAAAAGTCAGGTGACCATTTTTATCACTGAAAAAGGAATTACCGGAGCTCCAAGAAAAATTCCTGCCAGCGAGTTAGTTGCGTATTTATCGCAACCAATGCAGAAACAACAATTAGTGCAAAATGGTGTAGAAGATATGTTACCTTTAGTAAAATTAGATCCTGCGCAGCTTAAGGAATACTTAGACAATCCGCCTTGTTCGATCGATCCACGATTATGGAAACAGGCTCAACTGGACAATCCCAATCCAGAACTTTATATACCTGTGCCGATGATCGGCTTCCAACAAGTTAAACACAGGTTAAAGTGTCAAGAAGAAGAAACAACAAGGCACAGAAATTTCCTAGACATGGCGGCTGATGAAATACAAAGATTACAAAGACAACATACGGCGATACAAGCTAGATTAAAGGAACATCGGAGGACTCTGTTAGAACTACAACACAGGGTGTTGCAG GTACTGGTACGTCAAGAAATTACACGTAAAGTTGGGTTGTCTCTGCAACCGGAGGAAGAAGTTCTAACACGTAGGTTCGAATCTATGCATTCCCAAGTTAGCGCTCCAACTCAGTTCAAAGGTAGAATTAGTGAAATGCTTTCCCAATTGAGAATGAGAAATCATATAGACACACAAAATCAGGAAAGGTATGCGATGGACCCTATAGCACAGGATGACATAAAAGCG tacCTAACAATGGAGCAACAGGGCATGGCACAACTTATAGCAACGATAAACTCCGATCTAGAAAGTTTGAAAATCATTAAGGACGGCATGTCTGAACTCTTAATGAGTCATAATATATCGTGA
- the LOC126916792 gene encoding uncharacterized protein LOC126916792: MSYMNEQNQGSKYGQLAKKLLKIASISGRKVALRHVGEPIDYSTELLHEFGTTDITIGDVTADVMITTMGKIPNEMFYLEDTVATVVPQRIQETSTFAKAVMATQEYYRPTESSSHSPVLIALLTALFIILLLCCITACIVTKSKRRNNFFGKGNMECEPGCTGLNQPLLGKLSTTTNKTSISSLRN, translated from the exons ATGTCGTATATGAATGAGCAAAATCAG gGAAGCAAATATGGACAACTTGccaaaaaattattaaagataGCTTCAATATCTGGTAGGAAAGTTGCACTTCGTCATGTTGGTGAACCTATCGATTATTCTACTGAACTGTTGCACGAATTTGGTACTACAGATATAACAATTGGA GATGTTACAGCAGATGTTATGATAACAACAATGGGTAAAATTCCAAATGAAATGTTTTATTTAGAGGATACGGTTGCTACAGTAGTTCCACAAAGAATACAGGAAACATCTACATTTGCAAAAGCTGTTATGGCAACGCAAGAATATTATCGACCAACAGAGTCCTCCAGCCATTCGCCAGTTTTAATTGCTTTACTAACCGCTCTTTTTATAATATTGTTATTATGCTGTATTACAGCATGCATCGTAACTaagtcgaagagaagaaatAATTTCTTTGGGAAGGGAAACATGGAATGCGAACCAGGATGTACAGGACTGAATCAGCCTCTGCTAGGAAAACTTTCAACCACTACAAATAAAACCAGCATTAGCTCTTTGAGAAATTAA